DNA sequence from the Amycolatopsis sp. Hca4 genome:
GATCGCGCGGTTCCACAGCGACGAGTTCGGCATCCTGGTGGAGAACACCGAGTCGACGCCGGACATCGCCACCATCGTGCGGGCGATCAACGACGAGCTCGCCGAGCCGTTCTTCGTCGACGGCCACGGGCTCGCGCTGTCGGCCAGCGCCGGGGTGGTGCACCGGCCGGCGAAAGGCATCGACCCGCTGGAACTGCTGCGCCAGGCCGACCAGACGCTGCGGCGCGCCAAGGAGCGGCGGCGCGGCCAGTGGAAGATGTTCGACCGCGAGGCCGACGCCCACGACCGGCGGACGCAGGCGGTGGCCGTCGGCATGGCCGGCGCCTGGGAACACGGCGAGATCGGCGTGCGCTACCGGCCGGTGGCGCGGCTGGCCGACGGCGAGGTCGCCGGCATCGAAGCCCGCCTGCACTGGGACCGCCCGGACGACACCGCGCTTTCGCACGAGTGCTGCGTGGAACTCGCCGAGTCGACCGGGCTGATGCTGCCGCTCGGCGACTGGCTGCTGCGGGCCGCGAGCCGCCAGGGCGAGTGGTGGCGCCAGCGCGCGGGGTTCGGCCTGCCGATGGTCGCCGGCCTGACCGGGCACCAGATGTCGGACGACGCACTCGGCACGCGCGTGACGCGGCTGCTGCGGGACACCGGCCTGCCGCCCGAGCAGCTGATGCTCGGCGTCCCGGCCGGCGCGCTCCCGGTGTCCGGGGTGATCGAGAACGTCACCGCGCTGGCCGACCTCGGCGTGCACGTCATGCTCGACGAGTTCGGGCTGGGACCGGACGACCTGCGCGCGATCGAGAACCTGCCGGTCGACATCGTGCGCGTCGACCGGCGGCTCGCGGAGTGGCAGGCGTGGTCGGACTCGACGTTCCTCAGCGCGCTGGTGCCGCTGGTCCGGCAGGTCGGCGCGACGCTCGTGGTCGACGGGATCCACACCGAGGACCAGGCGAGCTGGTGGCGCACGGCCGGCGCGGAACTGGCGACCGGCGACTACTTCGGCGTGGCCAGGCCGCCTGCCGAGCTCGCCGGGCAGTTCGCCCGCGCCTGAGCCGGCTGCCACCGGGTCAGGCCGACGGCGACCAGCACGACCGCCATCCCGCCGACGACCCGGAGGGTCAGCGGCTCGCCGAGGACGAGGGCGCCGAGCGCGACCGAGACCACCGGCAGGAGGTAGCCGACCGTCGCCGCGGCGGTCGGGCCTTCGTCGGAGAGGATCCGGTAGTTCAGGTAGAACGTGATGCCGGTCCCGAAGACGCCGAGGACCGTCACCGCGACGACGGCGGTGAGCGTCAGGTGCGGCGCGGCGGAGGCGACCGGCAGCGCGAGCGCGGTCAGCCCGGTGGCGGTCAGCAGCTGCGCGGCCGAGAGCGCGAGCGGAGCGCCGTCCGGTGGCAGTTTCCGTGCCATGTAGGCGAAGGCGATCGCGTAGCTGAGGCCGGCGCCGAGCAGGGCCAGCGCGCCGGTGCTCAGCAGGCCCGACTGCTGCCACGGCGCGAAGATCACCAGGATGCCGGCGAAGCCGAGGACCAGCCCGAGCAGCCGCGCGGGGTTGAGCCGCCGTTCGGTCCCGAGCGCGACACCGATCAGCAGCGACCACAGCGGGGTGGTGGCGTTCATGACGCCGGCGACCCCGGAGTCGACGGTGCGCTCCCCGATGCCGAACAGCGCGAAGGGCAGGGCGTTGCAGAAGAACGCGGCGACGACCAGCCGCGCCCAGGTCCGGCCGTCCCGCGGCAGCCGCTGCCGGGCGGCGATCGCCAGGCCCAGCAGCGTCAGCGCGCCGAGGGCGCACCGGACGAGGGTGAGGTGGACGGGGCTCAGCCCGGTCAGGGCCAGCTTGATCCAGAGGAAGCCCGAGCCCCACAGCAGGGCCAGGACCACTATCCGCGCCGAGGCGCCCCGTCCACCGTTCATGCGATCAACGGTGCCGAAGAGGATCCGTCAGGACAAGCGAAGAGTTCTGGACGGAGCTTTAAGGGTTTCTACACTTTGACCGGGCCAGAGCCGGTCGCCGCACAGTGCCAGCGCGGCGGGCAGCAGGACGCCGCGGACGATCGTCGCGTCGAGCAGGATCGCGAACGCCATGCCGAGGCCGAGCATCTTGTACTCGATCGCGGCCAGGCTGAGGAAGACGCTGAACACCCCGGTCATGATCAGCGCGGCGCTCGTCACCACCCCGGAACTGCTCGCGGTGCCTTCGACGATCGCCTGCCGGACGGGCACGCCCGGCCGACGCCGTTCGCGGATCCGGCTGAGGATGAAGACGTGGTAGTCGGTGCTCAGCCCGAACAGCAGCACGAAGAGGAACACCGGCAGCCAGCCGAGCACCCCGCCGTAGGGCGTGAAACCCAGGAGTGGCGCGAGGAAGCCACCCTGGAACACCAGGGTGAGCACGCCGTAGGCCGCGCCCGCCGACAGCGCGTTGAGCAGGATCGACACCACCGGCACCACGACCGACCGGAACACCACGAGCAGCAGCGCGAACGCGAGCAGCAGGATGAACCCGAAGGTGTACGGCGCCCGGGCGAGCACCTGCGCGGTGAAGTCGTGCGCTTCGGCGGTGCGGCCCGCCACCGCGTAACCGACGCCGTCGATCCGCCCGACCGTCTGCGGCAGCAGGGTTTCCCGCAACGTCGTGAGCGTGCGGCTCGCCGCTTCGTCGTTCCCCGTGCCACCGAGCGGGATCCGGACGACGAGCACCTGGTCCACCGGCACGACGACGGACGGCCGCGGCAGTTCCGCGGTGAGTTCGCCGATCGCCCGGCGCAGCGCGGGGGTGTCGACCGGGCCGCCGCGGGTGTTCCAGAGGACGACGTGCGCGGGCATGGTGACGCCGGGAAACGCTTCCTGGATGCGCACGGCCGCGTCGATCACCGGGATGCTGCGCGGCAGGCTCTCGGCCGGCGCCGGGTCCTGCAACCGCATTCCCAGTGCGGGCAAGGCGAGCAGCACGAGCAGTGCGGTGGCGAGCCCGCTCCAGACCGCGGGCCGCCGGGTGACGACGGTCGCCACACCCGCCCAGAAGGCCGAGCGGGTCCGGCGCCGGCCGAGCCACGGGATCCGGCCGCGGTCGACGCGTGAGCCGAGCAGGGAAAGCGTCGCCGGCAGGACGGTCACCGCGGCGAGCACGGCCAGGCCGACGACCAGGACCGTGCCCACGGTCAGGCCGCGCAGGTTGTCAAGCCCGGTGAACAGCAGGCCGGTCACGCACAGCACGACGGTCAGTCCCGACACGACGATCACGTGCCCCGACGTCCGCGCCGCGATCCGGATCGACTCCTCGACGCCGTGCGCGCGTTCCTCCCGGACCCGGCGCAGGAAGAACAGCGAGTAGTCGACGCCGACCGCCATCCCGATCAGCAGCGTGATCGCGGAAGTCGCGCTGTTGACCGGGATCCAGTTGTCCATAACGGACAACAAGCCGAAGGTGGCGAGCACCGCGGTGCCCGCGAGCAGGACCGGGACCGCGGCCGCGACCAGCGAGCCGAACACCACCAGCAGGATCAGCACGGTGATCGGCAGCGAGCGGGCTTCCGACCGCCCGATGTCCTCCTTGATGCTCTTGTCGACCGCGCCGGACACGGTGAGATCGCCGGCCTGGGCCACCCGGACGTCCGGGTGCCGGGCGGCGACCGTGTCGACCGCCGCGGTCGCCTTCGCCAGGCCGGCCCGGATTTCGGTGCCACTGCCGGTGATCCGGAAGGTGACCAGTTCCGACCGGCCGTCGGCGGAGACCCCGGAGCGGGTGTCCGCGACCGCGCCCGACGTCGTCAGGGTCGTCACGAGGTCGGCGGTGACCGCCGGGGACCGCGGCTGGACGAGGACGTTCTCGAAGAAGGGTTCGCGGGTGGCCTGGTGGTCGAGGACGGCTTGGCCGGTGCCGGCGTCGCCGGGCGGGCTCGACCGCGCGTCGGTGCCGGGGACGAACGTGCCGAGGGCCCAGGCCAGTGCGACGAGCGCGAGCCAGCCGAGGATCGCGGCGGCGCGGTGCCGCAGCGACCAGTTTGTGACGGTTTCGACCACCGGCCGTTTTGCGGGCAGCATGAACTAAGGTCCTTCCGTGAAGGAGTGATCCGATGAGAGCTCGCCCTCGGGCGAGTGGGTGCTTCTTCTTCCTGGGCCGCCGAGTTGCCGCTCGGCGGTCCAGGGCCTTCAGCCGGTCAGTCGACCTCCTTGAGCACG
Encoded proteins:
- a CDS encoding DMT family transporter, which produces MNGGRGASARIVVLALLWGSGFLWIKLALTGLSPVHLTLVRCALGALTLLGLAIAARQRLPRDGRTWARLVVAAFFCNALPFALFGIGERTVDSGVAGVMNATTPLWSLLIGVALGTERRLNPARLLGLVLGFAGILVIFAPWQQSGLLSTGALALLGAGLSYAIAFAYMARKLPPDGAPLALSAAQLLTATGLTALALPVASAAPHLTLTAVVAVTVLGVFGTGITFYLNYRILSDEGPTAAATVGYLLPVVSVALGALVLGEPLTLRVVGGMAVVLVAVGLTRWQPAQARANCPASSAGGLATPK
- a CDS encoding MMPL family transporter, encoding MLPAKRPVVETVTNWSLRHRAAAILGWLALVALAWALGTFVPGTDARSSPPGDAGTGQAVLDHQATREPFFENVLVQPRSPAVTADLVTTLTTSGAVADTRSGVSADGRSELVTFRITGSGTEIRAGLAKATAAVDTVAARHPDVRVAQAGDLTVSGAVDKSIKEDIGRSEARSLPITVLILLVVFGSLVAAAVPVLLAGTAVLATFGLLSVMDNWIPVNSATSAITLLIGMAVGVDYSLFFLRRVREERAHGVEESIRIAARTSGHVIVVSGLTVVLCVTGLLFTGLDNLRGLTVGTVLVVGLAVLAAVTVLPATLSLLGSRVDRGRIPWLGRRRTRSAFWAGVATVVTRRPAVWSGLATALLVLLALPALGMRLQDPAPAESLPRSIPVIDAAVRIQEAFPGVTMPAHVVLWNTRGGPVDTPALRRAIGELTAELPRPSVVVPVDQVLVVRIPLGGTGNDEAASRTLTTLRETLLPQTVGRIDGVGYAVAGRTAEAHDFTAQVLARAPYTFGFILLLAFALLLVVFRSVVVPVVSILLNALSAGAAYGVLTLVFQGGFLAPLLGFTPYGGVLGWLPVFLFVLLFGLSTDYHVFILSRIRERRRPGVPVRQAIVEGTASSSGVVTSAALIMTGVFSVFLSLAAIEYKMLGLGMAFAILLDATIVRGVLLPAALALCGDRLWPGQSVETLKAPSRTLRLS